In the Pseudomonas orientalis genome, one interval contains:
- a CDS encoding S-(hydroxymethyl)glutathione dehydrogenase/class III alcohol dehydrogenase — MIKSRAAVAFEANKPLEIVEVDVAMPKAGEVLLRVVASGVCHTDAYTLSGADPEGIFPSILGHEGGAVVEAIGEGVTSVAVGDHVIPLYTPECGKCKFCLSGKTNLCQAIRSTQGKGLMPDGTTRFSYKGQPIFHYMGTSTFSEYTVLPEISVAKIPKQAPLEKVCLLGCGVTTGIGAVLNTAKVKPGDTVAIFGLGGIGLSAVIGAVKAKAGRIIAIDINPAKFEIAKQLGATDCINPKDYDRPIQDVIVDLTDGGVDFSFECIGNVQLMRAALECCHKGWGESVIIGVAGAGQEISTRPFQLVTGRVWRGSAFGGVRGRSELPSYVDMAQTGEIPLDTFITHTMGLEDINKAFDLMHEGKSIRTVIHF; from the coding sequence ATGATCAAGTCCCGCGCCGCCGTAGCCTTTGAAGCCAATAAGCCTCTTGAGATTGTGGAAGTCGATGTCGCCATGCCCAAAGCTGGCGAAGTGCTGTTGCGCGTGGTCGCATCCGGCGTCTGTCACACCGACGCCTACACGCTGTCGGGTGCAGACCCGGAAGGTATCTTCCCGTCGATTCTTGGTCATGAAGGCGGTGCAGTGGTCGAGGCCATTGGTGAAGGCGTGACCTCGGTTGCCGTTGGCGACCATGTGATCCCGCTGTACACCCCGGAATGCGGCAAGTGCAAATTCTGTCTGTCGGGCAAGACCAACCTGTGCCAGGCCATTCGTTCCACCCAGGGCAAAGGCTTGATGCCTGACGGCACTACGCGTTTTTCCTACAAAGGGCAGCCGATTTTCCACTACATGGGTACCTCGACCTTCTCGGAGTACACCGTGCTGCCGGAAATCTCCGTGGCCAAGATTCCCAAGCAAGCGCCTCTGGAGAAAGTCTGCCTGCTCGGTTGCGGCGTCACCACCGGTATCGGCGCGGTGCTCAATACCGCCAAGGTCAAGCCGGGCGACACCGTGGCGATCTTCGGCTTGGGCGGTATCGGTCTGTCGGCGGTGATTGGCGCAGTGAAAGCCAAGGCGGGTCGCATCATTGCTATCGACATCAATCCGGCCAAATTCGAAATCGCCAAGCAACTGGGCGCCACCGACTGCATTAACCCGAAAGACTATGACCGCCCGATCCAGGACGTGATTGTCGATTTGACCGATGGCGGCGTGGACTTTTCCTTCGAGTGCATCGGCAATGTTCAACTGATGCGTGCGGCCCTGGAATGCTGCCATAAAGGCTGGGGCGAGTCGGTGATCATCGGCGTGGCCGGTGCCGGCCAGGAAATTTCCACCCGTCCTTTCCAACTGGTAACCGGTCGCGTCTGGCGCGGGTCCGCATTCGGCGGCGTGCGCGGGCGCAGCGAATTGCCAAGCTACGTGGACATGGCGCAGACCGGCGAGATCCCGCTGGACACCTTCATCACCCACACCATGGGTCTGGAAGACATCAACAAAGCGTTTGATCTGATGCATGAAGGCAAGAGCATTCGTACCGTCATTCATTTTTGA
- the fghA gene encoding S-formylglutathione hydrolase, translated as MPLENISCQKSFGGWHKRYKHHSDVLDCDMTFAVYLPPQAEQGGKLPVLYWLSGLTCTDENFMQKAGAQRLAAELGLIIVAPDTSPRGPGVPDDPDNAWDFGLGAGFYLNATQQPWARHYRMHDYVVQELPALVEAHFPASHKRGISGHSMGGHGALVCALRNPGRYQSVSAFSPINNPMDCPWGQKAFSHYLGEERSKWREWDACVLISEAAEQLPLLVDQGDRDDFLAVQLKPEALQQAAKAAGYPLELRLQPGYDHSYFFIASFIDDHLRHHARALLG; from the coding sequence ATGCCCCTGGAAAATATTTCCTGCCAGAAAAGCTTCGGCGGCTGGCATAAACGCTATAAGCATCACTCCGATGTGCTCGATTGCGACATGACCTTCGCGGTCTACCTGCCGCCGCAAGCGGAGCAGGGCGGCAAGCTGCCGGTGCTGTATTGGCTGTCCGGCCTGACCTGCACCGATGAGAATTTCATGCAGAAGGCCGGCGCCCAGCGCCTGGCCGCCGAGTTGGGCTTGATCATCGTGGCGCCGGATACCAGCCCGCGCGGCCCCGGTGTTCCCGATGACCCGGATAACGCTTGGGACTTTGGCCTGGGCGCCGGCTTCTATTTGAACGCCACCCAGCAGCCCTGGGCCAGGCATTATCGGATGCATGACTACGTGGTGCAGGAATTGCCGGCGTTGGTGGAAGCGCATTTCCCTGCTTCGCACAAGCGTGGTATCAGCGGCCATTCTATGGGCGGCCATGGTGCATTGGTCTGCGCGCTGCGTAACCCAGGGCGCTACCAGTCGGTATCGGCGTTTTCGCCGATCAATAATCCGATGGATTGCCCCTGGGGCCAGAAAGCCTTCTCCCATTACCTGGGCGAGGAGCGCTCGAAGTGGCGTGAATGGGACGCCTGCGTGCTGATCAGCGAGGCCGCCGAACAGCTGCCGCTGCTGGTGGACCAGGGCGATCGCGATGATTTCCTCGCCGTGCAGCTCAAGCCCGAGGCCCTGCAGCAGGCGGCCAAGGCCGCCGGTTATCCGCTGGAACTGCGGCTGCAACCTGGCTACGACCACAGCTACTTCTTTATCGCCAGCTTCATCGACGACCATTTACGCCATCATGCGCGTGCTTTGCTCGGTTAA
- the ispF gene encoding 2-C-methyl-D-erythritol 2,4-cyclodiphosphate synthase, translating into MRIGHGYDVHRFAEGDFITLGGVRIAHHHGLLAHSDGDVVLHALSDALLGAAALGDIGKHFPDTDPTFKGADSRVLLRHVVALIHARGWKVGNVDNTIVAQAPKMAPHIESMRALIAADLQIELDQVNVKATTTEKLGFAGREEGIAVHSVALLLRA; encoded by the coding sequence ATGCGTATTGGCCACGGCTACGATGTGCACCGTTTCGCTGAAGGCGATTTCATCACTTTGGGCGGCGTGCGTATCGCGCACCATCATGGGCTGCTGGCTCATTCCGACGGCGACGTTGTGCTGCATGCCCTGAGCGATGCCTTGCTCGGCGCGGCCGCATTGGGCGATATCGGCAAGCACTTTCCGGACACCGATCCCACCTTCAAAGGCGCGGACAGTCGTGTCCTGCTGCGTCATGTCGTCGCCTTGATCCATGCCCGGGGCTGGAAAGTCGGTAACGTCGATAACACCATCGTGGCCCAGGCGCCGAAAATGGCTCCGCATATCGAATCCATGCGTGCCCTGATTGCCGCAGACCTGCAAATAGAGTTGGACCAAGTGAACGTGAAAGCCACCACCACCGAAAAGCTCGGGTTTGCCGGTCGTGAAGAGGGCATCGCCGTGCACTCCGTCGCCTTGTTGCTGCGCGCATGA